The segment caactcaaacagtcttgtgactcctcactaggactaccctgatcaaaattttgctaaattaaaatacgactgtacacagctcctgaactagagtggtcaatcctatcttgacacacgcaccgacaagtcaagtacttgactgcacccagtagccttccgtcactgaattagaaattcaggtagtctagtgcctaagtgtagtgagttgcttgcaagtcaccgtggcggtctcaggtcggagggacagttatacccatatcccatcggagcaaatcttgacagcagaaaaagctccggagttggtcacgttcagtgcagatgtacccttacatctcacctgtatgccataccagtgtctccacactccttggttaagaggacaaccaacctatatggcacacaatgacctatgcttgataaacgttgtcatccttggtaacaacatatcatttggtcgcgaacaggtttaaggactaaacgacaaatcctcctttgtcgagtctaaatagtcctaaggacttcaccacaacacaggagttcattagaagatgaaacaatttgtgatgaaataatgtcaaaataacttttatttatttataatttatatactaatacaagaaagagtacaaccgtcaacaggctgacgattggctttgggatactattcccaacaatctcccacttggtctaaagccaattggtgcagtatctaatacccatcttcgacttgaagtcgttgaactccttcatcgcaatggctttagtgaatgggtcagctaggttctcctttccgtcgatcttctgaaggtcgacgtcacctctatccatgattttctgaataagatggtagcggcgcagaatatgcttcgtctgctggtgtgccttcggttccttcacctgagcaatggctccagagctgtcacaatagagcagaactggaccaacaagggagggtgctacttcgagctcggtgaggaATTTTCTTagctacaccgcttctttggcaacatctgatgcagcaacatactctgcctcgcaaattgaatcagccatagtgtgctgcttgaaactcttccagcagacagccccaccattaaggataaaaataaatcccgacacactcttgctgtcatcatgatcagactgaaaactggagtctgtaaaccccataagtctcaagtccgatttaccataatcaagccactggtccttagtatttcttaaatacttcaggatgattttaacaaccttccagtgattctcccctggatcaaattggtatctactcactacccctagtgagtatgccacatctggtcgtgtgcatgtcatggcgtacatgatagatcccactgtcgaagcatatggaattctacccatatactttctctcttgaggtgttgtcggacaatccctcttggagagagaaatttcatggcctatcggtagatagcctttcttgaaattctccatgctgaacctcttcagcatagtatcaatgtatgtggactgggataagccaagcaaccttttagatctatccctatagatcctcatccctaggatgtaagaagcttcttccagatccttcatggagaactgtgacgacagctctgaACTGCTTAAGATGTGTACTCAGACTAGCTCTTTTAGATCAGAAATCGGATCAAGAATATGCCGACGAGGAATCGGACAGAATAACCTCTAATCAAGGGACAGAACAGACATTTGCCGACTAGGGATCTGACAAACTATAACAATTAGGCCGCTTGAGAGATGCTGATATAGATCCGATGGATCATAATATGTTTAAATCTTCATACATCATCGATTCAttctaaattactcctaacaCTTATATATATCTACCGTACTATCATGAAAATATAATACTATTACACATGTTTATTCCATTACGACTAATATGCTTATAGTGAAGAAATCGTTCTACATGATGAAAAATGTACGTGCATTCTAATCTTTCATCAAAACCCTTGGACGTTACGAGgagattttaccaaaaaaaaggaCTCTACAGTCCGGCCACGTCCAATGTGAAATATTAGTCTTGGCCTTGGACTCCCCCAACATGGGCCGGCTCGTTGAAAACGGAGGCTCAACGATGGCTGTTAGATCAACGTGCAGTGGATCAGGTCCGTTGGATCATCCGAATGGATCCCTGAGCCGCGCTATAAAGGGTCTCGGGTACTAGGGCAAGGGTTTCTACTCCCTGTTTGCCCGGCGCCGAAACCCCTCTCTAGCAGCAGCGGCAGCCACACCGCGGGCAGCACCATGGCGGTCGGGTAAGTCTCACCCTTTCATCATATTTTCCGCAATATTTCTTCTCTATCTGTTCCAATCTCTCAGCTTTTCCTCTCCGTTTTCGATCCTTTCAGCAAGAACAAGAGGATCTCCAAGGGAAAGAAGGGAGGAAAGAAGAAGGCGTACGCTGAAACCAAATCTTCCTCTTTGTTCTCCTAGTGCTATCTCTCTTTCTCAATCTCTTTGTTATGGTTTTGATTTGCTTGATCTATTGCAGGGTCGATCCCTTCGCGAAGAAGGACTGGTACGACATTAAGGCGCCATCAGTCTTCAGCGTGAGGAACATCGGGAAAACCCTCGTCTCAAGGACCCAGGGTACCAAGGTTAGTTATTCCTATTATTGTTGCCGTCaacctttttgttttttcttctatGTTCTTGTTAGTGTTGTAAAATATTCTTCCACTAGATTTGTTTTGGTTATGTAGATCAGCAATTTTTATGGATTGTTTATCGGATTAAGTATTTGTTGTGCGTTAAGTGTCGaagatttctaaaaaaattgttTTGCAATCATTTCCTTGGTGACAAAGTCAGTCTGGATTGGAATTGGTACTGTTCTGTTtttgacagaaaaaaaaaaaaaactctcagaTTGTCATAAGAGGATATCTGGATTGTGTCTATGAGTCTCTGGTGGTATATTATGATTATTTGACACAAACTTTGAGATGAGGTTTGCTTTACCTTTTGGACACTGTTGGTTATGATGATTGACCTTTCAGATAATCTTCCTTGTGCAGGTTATTTTTGTTTGCATTTAACTTTGTCtagttatttttctttatttttccttTGAATTTGTCTGTAATTCCATAAATCTATGTACTTGTGATTTTATTATGCTGGGGTGATTAATACCAGAATGGCTTCTTCGTTTCCATGCTTGGAAAATAttgttttttaataaaatttcctAGGAAGATAAGTTAGCATTGCATTTTCTAAGCTTCTGCCATATAATATTGATTATGGTAGGATTAGTTTATCTCGTATAGGCTTTTATCAGGATGCCTTTTTACCTTGCAAGTCATCAGCAGGCCCACGCATGCAAATTTAAGTGAAGGCAATTAGGCACACTTGATGAACacagattagatattttaaattaatGGCTCCAAAAACAAGGCAAATTATATGGGCTTTTGTGATCATGTAAATGCTTTTTTTGGGTTATGATCCATTTTTTTCAGATGGATATTTACCTTAAAAAGGGCGATCTAGTGTACAAGGTTTGCAGGGTCCAAGTAAGGTCAGATGTACATGGCTTTACCTGCGTGCATGGAGAGGCTTTTTCTATGTTTCGAAGAAGTGACTTCCAGGTCAAATGGAGTAACCTACCATTGTGCCAACGTTCACCCTCAGATTTTATGACAAATGAGCTTAATTAAAATATTGATATACTAGTGGTTTTGCTTTGTTGAAATCTGTGAATTATTGGTCTGAGAGTTACAATGACACTAATTAAAAAAGTTAATTAATAAACCAATtgccaaataagttagatctttAGTGCTTGATGCTTTTGTATGAGCTCTTGCATCTCCAGTATTCTAGAGATCCTTTCTTCACTGCTCTTTCAGTGTGTTAACTTTGGCATGAAACTAGGTCCTGTATCAAGATGTGATTTTGCATGAAATGTGATTCAGCCATATAAGAACAGGGTGCAAAGTTTGTATGGTTTGATTGTGTAATAATATGAGTTAAAAAGCCTGGAcacgagttttttttttttgtagggttCTAATTTCTTTTCCTTTAAAACGCTTTCATGGATGGTCTATAGTCAGGGGACTTGTTTCTGTTTTTGTGTGTATATGGTCTTACCACACATTGAGGATTTCAGTACTCTCTGATTTGTCTGGTTGTGCTCAGGCTAGCTTTGAATATCATTTGATCTCGCCAATAGCAACCTCAGAGAAAGATCCTCTTGGATTAGTTAAATAGGTATCATAATTACTCATGTACTGTCATGTTCAGCAGGCTGTGACTTCTTTATCCCCTTAGCTGAGACTGTGACTTCTTTATCCCCTTAGCTGAGATAAACCAGCATCACTGTGCAATTAAGTCATGTGATGTGTATTAATGTTatttttgtgatgcatgtcaaggGTAATTTTGTGCTTATGATCCCTGAGGAAATAAATCATTTAGATACTCGTTCTAGTGATGGATCTTCTATTTCCTTATACATacctatattttctttttctctgatAGTTGGTCGCACATCTAAACTGTTTTGCCCCCTTGTTATTGTCAGATTGCGTCCGAGGGTCTGAAGCACAGAGTGTTTGAAATTTCTTTAGCTGACCTTCAGAATGATGAAGACCAAGCTTACAGAAAGATCAGGCTTCGTGCAGAGGACGTTCAAGggaaaaatgttctcacaaactTCTGGGTATGTCCCTTTGTGGTAACTTCATGACTgtaatatttttgttatttatttccaTCTTAATTTTCCTTCGCAGGGCATGGATTTTACGACCGACAAGCTTAGGTCGTTGGTTCGGAAGTGGCAATCTCTGATTGAGGCACATGTTGATGTGAAAACCACTGATAATTACACTCTGCGGATGTTCTGTATTGGCTTCACCAAGAGACGTCCAAATCAGGTCAAGCGCACTTGCTATGCTCAAACTAGCCAGATCCGGCAGGTAAATAACATTTCAGGCTGCAATCCTAATTATATATGAATCAATATTTTTGTGGATTAAAAATAAGTTTT is part of the Elaeis guineensis isolate ETL-2024a chromosome 15, EG11, whole genome shotgun sequence genome and harbors:
- the LOC105057951 gene encoding small ribosomal subunit protein eS1, which gives rise to MAVGKNKRISKGKKGGKKKAVDPFAKKDWYDIKAPSVFSVRNIGKTLVSRTQGTKIASEGLKHRVFEISLADLQNDEDQAYRKIRLRAEDVQGKNVLTNFWGMDFTTDKLRSLVRKWQSLIEAHVDVKTTDNYTLRMFCIGFTKRRPNQVKRTCYAQTSQIRQIRRKMREIMVNQATSCDLKDLVQKFIPEVIGKEIEKATSSIYPLQNVFIRKVKILKAPKFDLGKLMEVHGDYKEDVGVKIDRPADDVQMEGEPEVVGA